From one Thermodesulfovibrionales bacterium genomic stretch:
- a CDS encoding cytochrome c3 family protein — protein MKKISVLVVVIGISLFFGASLFAANQAAKAPDMVTLDSISTTYEPVFFTHERHVSLAGDCSVCHHEHQSIKSLPCKDCHSLPSSAFESSLTKNFTACRNCHGSASPDTPAVPGLKVALHQTCFQCHRGMGNIGADPKGCTEICHAKKEQKITKK, from the coding sequence ATGAAGAAGATCTCAGTACTTGTAGTAGTCATAGGGATATCCCTTTTCTTTGGCGCATCCCTTTTCGCAGCAAACCAGGCGGCAAAGGCCCCTGATATGGTCACACTTGACAGCATAAGCACCACGTACGAGCCGGTATTCTTCACCCATGAGCGGCACGTCTCTTTGGCAGGTGACTGCTCGGTGTGTCATCATGAGCACCAGAGCATCAAGAGCCTGCCATGCAAGGACTGCCATTCCCTGCCGTCTTCAGCTTTTGAAAGCTCGCTGACGAAGAATTTCACGGCTTGCAGGAATTGCCACGGCAGTGCCTCGCCCGATACCCCTGCTGTTCCGGGTCTTAAGGTCGCTCTCCACCAGACATGCTTCCAGTGCCACAGGGGCATGGGAAATATTGGTGCTGATCCGAAGGGCTGCACGGAGATCTGCCACGCGAAAAAGGAACAGAAAATAACTAAAAAATAA